One genomic window of Sebaldella sp. S0638 includes the following:
- a CDS encoding ABC transporter permease: MDDKRRISLFFFILVLIFFYLPILMLVVLSFNNSRGFNWGGFSLKWYVELFMKSPDLWEAFLRSIIIAFTSSFISVVIATLGAIAIKWYNFKAKKYVKFISYIPLVIPDIIMGISLAIFFANIIKGGVPLSLWTIFIAHTTFNIPFALFIIMSRLDEFDYSVVEAAYDLGASEFTTLIKVIIPMMMPGIIAGFLMAMTLSFDDFVITSFVSGNGQPTLPIYIYASIKRGVSPVVNALSVILIIGTIILTFSSRKLQKNLLG; this comes from the coding sequence ATGGACGACAAAAGAAGAATTTCACTTTTTTTCTTTATATTGGTTCTGATATTCTTTTATCTGCCGATATTAATGCTTGTAGTGCTTTCATTTAATAATTCAAGAGGATTTAACTGGGGCGGCTTTTCACTGAAATGGTATGTGGAGTTATTCATGAAATCCCCTGATTTATGGGAGGCATTCTTAAGAAGTATAATCATAGCATTTACTTCATCATTTATATCAGTGGTAATAGCAACTCTTGGTGCTATCGCCATAAAATGGTATAATTTTAAAGCGAAAAAATATGTAAAATTTATTTCGTATATTCCGTTGGTAATACCTGATATTATAATGGGAATATCACTGGCAATATTTTTTGCCAACATAATAAAAGGCGGAGTGCCTTTGAGTTTGTGGACTATATTTATAGCGCATACTACATTTAACATACCATTTGCATTATTTATAATAATGTCAAGGCTTGACGAATTTGATTATTCTGTGGTAGAAGCAGCATATGATCTGGGGGCAAGCGAATTTACCACACTGATAAAAGTAATTATTCCAATGATGATGCCGGGAATAATAGCCGGATTTTTAATGGCAATGACACTTTCCTTTGATGACTTTGTAATAACGTCGTTTGTATCTGGAAACGGACAGCCGACACTGCCTATATACATATATGCATCAATAAAACGTGGAGTTTCTCCGGTGGTAAATGCACTATCTGTAATTTTGATAATCGGAACAATTATACTTACTTTTTCCAGCAGAAAATTACAGAAAAACTTACTTGGCTGA
- a CDS encoding DEAD/DEAH box helicase codes for MNDKSFLDLGVSEATLKALEKKGFTTPSAIQTLVIPELLKERTNLIGQAQTGTGKTAAFSIPILETLECDGSVRAIVLAPTRELANQVADEMYSLRGKREIKVLPVYGGQSIDQQIKKIKKGIDVIVGTPGRILDLMNRKIIKLNNLEYFVLDEADEMLNMGFIEDIELILERTNEDKKMLFFSATIPDSIMKIAKKFMKDYKLLKVKAKELTTNLTEQIYFEVSEGDKFEALCRVLDYVQDFYGIVFCRTKSDVDDVAQHLKGRGYDAESIHGDITQAMRTKTLEDFKKKRINILVATDVAARGIDVNDLTHVINYSIPQEPESYVHRIGRTGRAGKKGIAITFVTPKEASKISKIQRLTKTDIKKEKIPKIDEVINVKRENLYACVEEIEKEEDYSAYTKMAQELLGEKDPEVVMASLLRHIYDDEFLPESYNEISEVKTGRGSNANNAGDDKTRLFIALGKKDGYTPGKLLDLLNKKAKTPGRKVRDIKIMDNFSFITVPLREAEFIMKALNKSNKKKPLVEKANKK; via the coding sequence ATGAACGATAAAAGCTTTTTAGATTTGGGAGTGAGCGAAGCAACACTTAAAGCACTTGAGAAAAAGGGATTCACAACTCCAAGTGCGATTCAGACACTTGTTATTCCCGAACTTTTAAAAGAAAGAACAAACTTAATAGGACAGGCTCAGACAGGAACAGGTAAGACAGCTGCATTTTCTATACCTATTCTGGAGACACTGGAATGTGACGGAAGCGTAAGAGCAATAGTTTTGGCGCCAACAAGAGAGCTGGCAAACCAGGTAGCGGATGAAATGTATTCTTTAAGGGGTAAAAGAGAAATCAAAGTGCTTCCTGTATACGGCGGACAGTCAATTGACCAGCAGATAAAAAAGATAAAAAAAGGAATAGACGTAATAGTAGGAACACCGGGAAGAATACTTGACTTAATGAACAGAAAAATTATAAAGCTTAATAATCTTGAGTATTTTGTACTGGATGAAGCAGATGAAATGCTTAATATGGGATTTATAGAAGATATAGAGCTTATACTGGAGAGAACAAACGAAGATAAGAAAATGCTGTTTTTCTCTGCTACAATACCTGATTCTATAATGAAAATAGCTAAGAAATTCATGAAGGATTACAAACTTCTAAAAGTAAAAGCAAAAGAACTGACTACTAATCTTACAGAGCAGATTTATTTCGAAGTATCAGAAGGAGATAAATTCGAGGCTTTATGCAGAGTTTTGGATTATGTACAGGATTTTTACGGAATTGTATTCTGCAGAACAAAGTCGGATGTGGATGATGTGGCACAGCATTTGAAAGGAAGAGGCTATGATGCCGAATCTATACATGGTGACATAACTCAGGCAATGAGAACAAAGACACTTGAAGATTTTAAGAAAAAAAGAATAAACATTCTTGTAGCCACAGATGTAGCAGCAAGAGGAATAGATGTAAATGACCTTACACACGTAATTAATTACTCTATACCGCAGGAACCTGAATCATATGTTCACAGAATAGGAAGAACAGGAAGAGCAGGGAAAAAAGGTATAGCAATAACATTTGTTACACCAAAGGAAGCTTCGAAAATTTCAAAAATACAAAGACTTACAAAAACAGACATTAAGAAAGAAAAAATACCTAAAATAGACGAAGTTATAAATGTAAAAAGAGAAAATCTTTATGCGTGTGTAGAAGAGATAGAAAAAGAAGAAGATTACAGCGCTTACACAAAAATGGCACAGGAACTTCTGGGAGAAAAAGATCCTGAAGTGGTTATGGCTTCACTTTTGAGACATATCTACGATGATGAATTTCTTCCTGAAAGTTATAATGAAATTTCAGAAGTAAAGACTGGAAGAGGGTCAAATGCAAATAATGCCGGTGATGATAAGACTAGATTATTCATAGCTCTTGGTAAAAAAGACGGGTATACTCCGGGGAAATTACTGGATTTACTGAATAAAAAAGCTAAAACGCCGGGTCGAAAAGTACGTGATATAAAGATCATGGATAATTTTTCTTTTATCACTGTACCGCTTAGAGAAGCTGAATTTATAATGAAGGCGCTAAATAAAAGCAATAAGAAAAAGCCGCTTGTAGAAAAAGCCAATAAAAAATAA
- a CDS encoding hemolysin family protein — MGNFLNLIIVFLLVFLNGFFVAAEFSIVKIRASKIETLLSSGNKKAGYTKKVLNDLNSYLSACQFGITLASLGLGWIGEPAVANMLSPLFNYFAVDEVLKHTISFVIGFSLITAFHIVLGELVPKSMAILNSEKVALMASHPLIIFYKISYPIIWMFDKSTNFILKIFGIKNISTHEEIHTNDEIMLLLTENYKHGLLNKEELVLVDNVFELSEKNVMSVMIPRTDMHCIYMGDDLNQIMGYVLDGKYTRYPVCLENKDNVVGFVHIRDLCKQAILNTENGIEDIMREIIFVPDTMSVNALFKRFQDDHAQIAIVIDEYGGTAGLVTLEDILEELVGEIQDEFDINDVSEINKISETVYSVDGKVTIDRINKLLNINIETKVETIGGLFSLEYGSLPEAGEKIIHEGYEFTIIKSDNKRALRVKIEKM, encoded by the coding sequence ATGGGTAATTTTCTAAATCTGATTATAGTATTTTTACTGGTTTTTTTAAATGGCTTCTTTGTAGCAGCCGAGTTTTCCATTGTGAAAATAAGAGCTTCCAAAATAGAAACACTTTTGAGTTCCGGTAATAAAAAAGCCGGATATACCAAAAAAGTTTTAAATGATTTGAATTCATATCTGTCAGCCTGCCAGTTCGGCATAACGCTGGCTTCGCTGGGACTGGGATGGATAGGTGAACCTGCTGTTGCCAATATGTTGAGTCCGTTATTTAATTATTTTGCAGTGGATGAGGTATTAAAACATACTATTTCATTCGTAATAGGTTTTTCTTTGATAACGGCGTTTCATATAGTGCTGGGGGAACTGGTGCCAAAATCAATGGCAATTCTGAATTCTGAAAAGGTAGCGCTTATGGCTTCGCACCCTTTAATAATATTCTATAAAATAAGCTACCCTATAATATGGATGTTTGATAAAAGTACAAATTTCATACTGAAAATTTTCGGTATAAAAAATATAAGTACTCATGAAGAAATACACACAAATGATGAAATAATGCTGTTATTAACAGAAAATTACAAGCACGGACTTTTGAATAAAGAGGAATTAGTTCTTGTGGATAATGTTTTTGAACTTTCTGAAAAAAATGTTATGAGTGTTATGATTCCGCGTACAGATATGCATTGTATATATATGGGAGACGACCTAAATCAAATAATGGGATATGTACTTGACGGAAAGTATACGAGATATCCTGTCTGCCTTGAAAATAAAGACAATGTTGTAGGCTTCGTACATATAAGAGATTTGTGCAAACAGGCTATTTTGAACACGGAAAACGGAATTGAGGATATAATGAGGGAAATAATATTCGTCCCTGATACTATGTCAGTAAATGCTCTTTTTAAAAGATTTCAGGATGATCATGCCCAGATTGCCATAGTAATTGATGAATACGGCGGAACCGCGGGGCTTGTTACTCTTGAAGATATATTGGAGGAGCTGGTAGGAGAAATTCAGGATGAATTTGATATAAATGATGTATCAGAAATAAATAAAATATCTGAGACAGTGTATTCAGTGGATGGAAAAGTAACTATAGACAGAATAAATAAACTGCTGAACATAAATATAGAAACCAAGGTAGAAACAATAGGCGGATTATTCAGCTTAGAGTATGGTTCACTTCCAGAGGCAGGAGAAAAAATAATACATGAAGGATATGAGTTTACCATAATAAAATCAGATAATAAAAGGGCATTAAGGGTAAAAATAGAAAAAATGTAA
- a CDS encoding ABC transporter ATP-binding protein — MERDLEIKGVRKTFGKDEILKGVDLNIKKGEFFSILGPSGCGKTTILRMIAGFIKPDEGEILLNNERIDKIDPNKRNVNTVFQNYALFPHMTVFDNVAFPLKIKKTPKDEIEKEVLKYLKLVHLEEYKDKFPKSLSGGQKQRVAIARALIGKPDILLLDEPLSALDAKLRQKLLIELDTIHDEVGITFIFVTHDQTEALSVSDRIAIMNKGEILQIGTPNEIYESPENAFVADFIGETNFLEGKVTEVHEKHGYIETPVLGRMKIELDKPVKVGDTVVLTLRPEKIKISNNRPNFLHDNYNILHGMIEEVIYTGFQSKLFVKVENSEKLIKVFNPHVEYLVEEEIYEWKEEVYIFWNYEDAYLVEVK, encoded by the coding sequence TTGGAAAGAGATTTAGAAATAAAGGGAGTAAGAAAGACTTTTGGAAAAGATGAAATTCTGAAAGGTGTAGACTTAAATATAAAAAAAGGTGAATTTTTCTCGATTTTAGGACCTTCAGGCTGTGGGAAAACTACAATTTTAAGAATGATTGCTGGTTTTATAAAGCCTGATGAGGGAGAAATTCTTTTAAATAATGAAAGAATAGATAAGATAGATCCGAATAAAAGAAATGTCAATACAGTGTTTCAGAACTATGCGCTGTTTCCTCATATGACAGTGTTTGATAATGTGGCATTTCCTTTAAAGATAAAGAAGACACCAAAAGATGAGATAGAAAAAGAAGTTTTGAAATATCTGAAACTTGTTCATCTGGAAGAATATAAGGACAAATTCCCGAAAAGCCTTTCGGGAGGACAGAAGCAGAGAGTAGCAATAGCAAGAGCCCTTATAGGAAAACCGGATATTTTACTTTTGGATGAGCCTTTATCAGCTTTGGATGCTAAACTCAGACAGAAACTTCTGATAGAACTGGATACTATCCATGATGAAGTAGGAATAACTTTTATTTTCGTAACTCATGATCAGACAGAGGCACTGAGTGTTTCAGACAGAATTGCAATTATGAATAAAGGGGAAATACTTCAGATAGGAACACCAAACGAGATATACGAATCTCCGGAAAATGCTTTTGTGGCAGATTTCATAGGAGAAACGAATTTTCTCGAAGGTAAGGTAACAGAAGTACATGAAAAACACGGCTATATAGAAACACCAGTTCTCGGAAGAATGAAAATAGAGCTAGACAAACCAGTAAAAGTAGGAGACACCGTAGTATTAACGTTAAGACCGGAAAAAATAAAAATCTCGAATAACAGACCAAATTTTTTACATGATAACTATAATATTCTTCATGGAATGATAGAAGAGGTTATTTATACAGGATTTCAGAGTAAACTTTTTGTAAAGGTAGAAAACAGCGAAAAACTTATAAAAGTTTTTAATCCGCATGTGGAATACCTTGTAGAAGAAGAAATTTACGAGTGGAAAGAGGAAGTTTATATTTTTTGGAATTATGAAGATGCCTATTTAGTGGAGGTGAAATAG
- the tpiA gene encoding triose-phosphate isomerase produces MRKIIVAGNWKMNKTNKEAVSFLSELKGLVNGIDGVETVIGAPFTALSDAVKETEGSNIKIAAQNMNPNESGAYTGEISPLMLKELGVEYVILGHSERREYYGETNEFINAKVKAALNHGLKPILCVGEKLEEREAGKTEDVVADHIQGGLAGITAEEMKNVVIAYEPVWAIGTGVTATPQQAELVHNFIRLLLIDMYGKVIGEGVTIQYGGSMKPDNAKELISQTNIDGGLIGGASLEAKSFSEIVKAAL; encoded by the coding sequence ATGAGAAAGATAATTGTAGCAGGAAACTGGAAAATGAACAAAACAAATAAAGAAGCGGTAAGTTTTTTATCAGAGTTAAAAGGGCTTGTAAATGGGATTGATGGTGTAGAAACAGTAATAGGAGCACCGTTTACAGCTTTATCAGATGCTGTGAAAGAAACAGAAGGTTCAAATATAAAAATAGCTGCACAAAATATGAATCCAAATGAAAGTGGTGCATATACAGGAGAAATATCTCCTCTTATGTTAAAAGAACTAGGTGTGGAATATGTAATACTGGGACATTCTGAAAGAAGAGAGTATTATGGTGAAACTAACGAATTCATAAATGCTAAAGTAAAAGCAGCTTTAAATCATGGATTAAAACCTATTTTGTGTGTAGGGGAAAAGCTTGAAGAAAGAGAAGCCGGGAAAACTGAAGATGTAGTGGCTGATCATATACAAGGCGGACTTGCTGGAATAACTGCAGAGGAAATGAAAAATGTAGTAATAGCTTATGAACCTGTATGGGCAATTGGAACAGGAGTAACAGCTACACCTCAGCAGGCTGAACTTGTTCATAATTTTATAAGATTATTATTAATAGATATGTACGGAAAAGTAATCGGAGAAGGTGTAACTATCCAATACGGAGGTTCGATGAAACCTGATAATGCTAAAGAATTAATCTCACAAACAAATATAGACGGCGGGCTGATAGGCGGAGCAAGCTTAGAAGCAAAAAGTTTTTCTGAAATAGTAAAAGCAGCGTTATAG
- a CDS encoding replication-associated recombination protein A, with amino-acid sequence MNLFENQNQDKKPLAYRYRPKTLEEFAGQRTIVGDKGVLKKILTKSRFMNSIFWGPSGTGKTTLAEIVAEHLNYYYEYLNATKASVNDIKEIAEKAKKRFSIEGKQTILFFDEIHRFNKLQQDSLLHDIEIGNIILIGATTENPYFNLNNALLSRCLMFEFKKLDKEDIFGILKRIREKEEIEISDDVLNYISDIVEGDARQAINFLELLSNLEDVNLSVDEVRQIIQTRKSYDRVEDKYDTISAMIKSIRGSDPDAAVYWVAKMLSGGEDPLYLARRLVILASEDIGLANANALPIAVAGMQAAKDIGMPEVRIILSEVAIYLALSPKSNSAYLAIDKAINEIENNSIQEVPKYLTKLGAKDYKYPHSYKGNFVKQDYMKIKIKFYEHGENKFETAANERLKKLWGQ; translated from the coding sequence ATGAATCTTTTTGAAAATCAGAATCAGGATAAAAAACCTCTGGCATACAGATACAGACCAAAAACTCTGGAAGAATTCGCAGGGCAAAGGACTATAGTAGGGGATAAGGGTGTATTAAAGAAGATATTAACAAAATCAAGATTTATGAATTCTATATTTTGGGGTCCTTCGGGAACAGGGAAGACAACGCTTGCCGAAATAGTAGCAGAGCACCTGAATTATTACTATGAATATCTGAATGCGACCAAAGCCTCTGTTAATGACATTAAAGAGATAGCTGAAAAGGCAAAAAAGAGATTTTCCATAGAGGGAAAACAGACAATTTTATTTTTTGATGAAATCCACAGATTTAATAAGCTGCAGCAGGATTCCCTGCTTCATGATATAGAAATAGGTAATATTATACTGATAGGTGCAACCACTGAAAACCCTTATTTCAATCTTAATAATGCACTCTTGTCAAGATGTCTTATGTTTGAATTTAAGAAACTTGATAAAGAAGATATTTTTGGTATTTTGAAAAGAATAAGAGAAAAAGAGGAAATAGAAATCAGTGATGACGTACTGAATTATATCTCTGATATCGTAGAAGGCGATGCCAGACAGGCAATAAATTTTCTTGAGCTTTTAAGTAATCTTGAAGATGTGAATTTAAGTGTGGATGAAGTCAGACAGATAATTCAGACAAGAAAGTCTTATGACAGAGTAGAGGATAAATATGATACTATTTCTGCAATGATAAAAAGTATAAGAGGAAGCGATCCCGATGCAGCAGTTTACTGGGTAGCAAAAATGCTTTCCGGCGGGGAAGATCCGCTGTATCTTGCCAGAAGGCTTGTGATACTCGCTTCTGAAGATATAGGACTGGCAAATGCCAATGCCCTGCCCATTGCAGTGGCAGGAATGCAGGCGGCTAAAGATATAGGTATGCCCGAAGTACGCATAATTTTGTCAGAGGTAGCAATATATCTGGCTTTATCACCAAAAAGCAATTCAGCGTATCTGGCAATTGATAAAGCAATAAACGAAATAGAAAATAACAGTATACAGGAAGTACCAAAATATCTCACAAAACTGGGAGCAAAGGATTATAAATATCCGCACAGTTATAAAGGTAATTTTGTAAAACAGGATTATATGAAAATAAAAATTAAATTTTATGAACATGGTGAAAATAAGTTTGAGACCGCTGCCAATGAAAGGCTGAAAAAATTATGGGGACAATAA
- a CDS encoding ABC transporter permease, giving the protein MGKKGGFSYYISLLLWLTAFFVIPTLIIAVISFLKKGPYGGVIFWKFSLDAYANLFDKVFLKIVFKTVEISIWVTVVTLVLALPTAYFISRSKLKSFWLLLIIIPFWTNFLVRIYSFIAILGNNGIVNKVLQFVFNLDGPIQLLYNKNAVIIVTVYIYLPYAILPLYSSIEKFDFSLLDAARDLGATKFKAMVKVFLPGIKSGLISAIILTFIPAVGSYAVPDLLGGNDALMLGNIIGKRLLDARDWPIASAVSMLLIVFTTIAVLLFMRSDSGEDE; this is encoded by the coding sequence ATGGGAAAAAAAGGTGGTTTTTCTTATTATATTTCACTTCTTTTGTGGTTAACAGCCTTTTTTGTTATTCCGACGCTGATAATAGCAGTTATCAGTTTTCTGAAAAAAGGGCCTTATGGAGGAGTGATTTTCTGGAAATTCAGTCTGGATGCATATGCGAATTTATTTGATAAAGTATTTTTGAAAATAGTATTCAAAACAGTGGAGATATCTATATGGGTAACAGTAGTAACTCTTGTTCTTGCACTGCCTACTGCATACTTTATTTCAAGATCAAAGCTAAAGAGCTTTTGGCTTCTTTTGATAATAATTCCGTTTTGGACGAATTTTCTTGTAAGAATATATTCTTTCATAGCAATATTAGGGAATAACGGTATAGTAAACAAAGTCCTTCAATTTGTATTTAATCTTGACGGACCCATACAGTTGCTTTATAATAAAAATGCGGTAATAATAGTAACTGTTTATATTTATCTGCCGTATGCAATACTTCCGCTTTATTCATCAATAGAAAAATTTGATTTTTCATTGCTGGATGCTGCAAGAGATCTGGGAGCTACTAAATTTAAAGCTATGGTAAAAGTTTTTTTACCGGGTATAAAATCGGGACTTATTTCGGCAATTATACTGACATTTATTCCGGCAGTAGGTTCGTATGCAGTACCTGATCTTCTTGGAGGAAATGATGCATTAATGCTGGGGAATATAATCGGTAAAAGGCTTCTGGATGCAAGAGACTGGCCTATAGCGTCGGCAGTGTCCATGCTTCTTATTGTGTTTACTACGATTGCAGTATTATTATTTATGAGATCAGACAGCGGGGAGGATGAATAA
- the gpmI gene encoding 2,3-bisphosphoglycerate-independent phosphoglycerate mutase, with amino-acid sequence MKKPIVLMILDGWGINENQDQVNAIRMADPVNFNKYWNSYPHTQLRADGEFVGLPDGQFGNSEVGHLNIGAGRVVYQLLPKITKAIKDRTILDNKVLSDIMEETKKNGKALHLTGLMSDGGVHSHINHILGVVEMAKEKGINEVYIHAIMDGRDTPPKSGVNYLKDLEDGLKKIGIGQTASVIGRYYAMDRDTNWERTELAYDLMTLGDGVKAGSSEEAITGAYNRDETDEFVKATIIVKEDGTPVATVKDGDGIIFCNFRPDRARQLTRAFMEEPFTGFTRKAHPKVSFVCMAQYDEKFGLPVAFPPETIVNTFGEILSKHGMKQIRTAETEKYAHVTFFFNGGVEDTYPGEIRLLTPSPSVATYDLKPEMSAYEVTDKLLEELKKGDTDVVILNFANTDMVGHTGIIEAEIKAVKAVDECLDKITSKVLEMEGMVLITADHGNGDLMVDPVTKAPYTAHTANPVPFVLISDALKNVKLRNDGKLADLTPTILDILKIEKPAEMTGESLIVK; translated from the coding sequence ATGAAAAAACCAATAGTACTGATGATTTTAGACGGATGGGGAATAAATGAAAATCAGGATCAGGTAAATGCAATAAGAATGGCAGATCCGGTGAATTTTAACAAATACTGGAATTCTTACCCACATACACAGCTTAGGGCAGACGGAGAGTTCGTAGGACTGCCTGACGGGCAATTCGGGAATTCGGAAGTAGGACACTTGAACATAGGTGCCGGAAGAGTAGTGTACCAGCTTCTTCCCAAAATAACTAAAGCAATAAAAGACAGAACAATATTAGATAATAAAGTCTTATCTGATATTATGGAAGAAACAAAAAAGAACGGAAAGGCGCTTCATTTAACAGGACTGATGTCTGACGGAGGAGTGCATTCACATATTAATCACATTCTTGGTGTGGTTGAAATGGCCAAGGAAAAAGGAATTAACGAAGTTTATATTCATGCTATTATGGACGGAAGAGATACACCTCCTAAGTCTGGTGTGAACTATCTTAAAGACCTTGAAGACGGGCTGAAAAAAATAGGAATAGGACAAACAGCTTCTGTCATAGGAAGATACTATGCAATGGACAGAGATACAAACTGGGAAAGAACAGAACTGGCATATGATCTTATGACTTTAGGAGACGGAGTAAAGGCTGGGAGTTCTGAAGAAGCAATAACCGGAGCATATAACAGAGATGAAACAGACGAATTCGTAAAAGCAACAATAATAGTAAAAGAAGACGGAACACCTGTTGCTACAGTAAAAGACGGAGACGGTATTATTTTCTGTAACTTCAGACCTGACAGAGCAAGACAGCTTACAAGAGCTTTTATGGAAGAGCCTTTCACAGGATTTACAAGAAAAGCACATCCAAAAGTAAGCTTTGTGTGTATGGCACAGTATGACGAGAAATTTGGTCTTCCTGTAGCTTTTCCACCGGAAACTATAGTAAATACTTTCGGGGAAATATTATCAAAGCACGGAATGAAGCAGATAAGAACAGCAGAAACAGAAAAATACGCACATGTGACTTTTTTCTTTAACGGTGGTGTAGAAGATACCTATCCGGGTGAAATAAGACTTCTTACTCCTTCACCAAGTGTAGCTACATATGATTTGAAACCTGAAATGAGTGCATATGAAGTAACTGACAAACTTCTTGAGGAACTGAAAAAAGGAGATACAGACGTAGTTATACTGAATTTTGCCAATACTGACATGGTAGGGCATACAGGGATTATAGAAGCAGAAATAAAAGCTGTAAAAGCAGTGGATGAGTGTCTGGATAAAATAACTTCCAAAGTATTGGAAATGGAAGGAATGGTTCTGATAACAGCAGATCACGGAAATGGTGACCTGATGGTAGATCCTGTGACTAAAGCTCCGTATACTGCACATACTGCAAATCCGGTACCATTTGTATTAATATCGGATGCACTAAAAAATGTAAAATTAAGAAATGACGGAAAACTGGCTGATTTGACGCCGACTATTCTGGACATCTTAAAAATAGAGAAGCCTGCTGAAATGACAGGAGAATCGTTAATAGTAAAATAG
- the secG gene encoding preprotein translocase subunit SecG, whose amino-acid sequence MTTLLTIVLVVLAALLIGLILMQPDRSQGMMNNSNIFDNTKEPIEQLTEYVAIAFLVVAVLFQIIR is encoded by the coding sequence ATGACAACTTTACTGACAATTGTACTGGTAGTACTGGCAGCTTTATTAATAGGGCTGATATTAATGCAGCCTGACAGAAGCCAGGGTATGATGAATAACTCGAACATATTCGATAACACAAAAGAACCGATAGAGCAGCTTACAGAGTATGTAGCTATTGCTTTTCTGGTTGTAGCTGTGTTATTCCAGATAATCAGATAA